Proteins encoded by one window of Anas platyrhynchos isolate ZD024472 breed Pekin duck chromosome 14, IASCAAS_PekinDuck_T2T, whole genome shotgun sequence:
- the LOC139998655 gene encoding protocadherin gamma-A5-like: MCAAREGRWGRRQRALLCCVLVAAWEAAWGQLRYSVPEELPKGSFVGDVAKDLALQPATLRDRGARVVSADRTQYFSLHANSGHLVTAERLDREQLCEGVQRCVLRCEVIVEGEMKVYRIEVEITDINDNAPSFEEAENELRTSEMTAPGSRFPLSKAHDSDVGVNSLQSYELSGDEHFSLSVQAGADGEKRPELVLAKALDREEAAFHELVLRAIDGGEPARTGTARIRVSVLDANDNAPVFSQAVYAVRVPEDVPVSSTLLTLTATDADEGLNGKVKYSFKGISKKFSKIFHLDPETGSIRLLRSLDFEEGDSYEMEVQAHDAGELFDTATVSISVTDVNDNAPELTVSSALSEISEDAPPGTVVALLHVQDRDSGTNGEVRCSIVESVPFRLKRELDNYYSVVTSRELDREEVSEYNVTVWASDGGSPSLRSSAVLALRVLDVNDNAPVFAEARYSARLPENNAEGALVLTVRAWDADWGQNARVRYRLAEGRVRGAPLSSYVSVQAETGALYALRSFDYEEVREVGLWVRAEDGGAPALSSNVSVRLLIVDENDNAPQVLYPPSSSAAGAGWTGVELAPRSAEPGALVAKVVAVDADAGQNAWLSYELAKATEPGLFRVGLHSGEVRTARSPLARDAPRHSLVVVVKDQGRPALSATATLTVVLAESVAELLSELGSAAAPAEPGGSLTRWLVLAVAAVSCLFVAFLLLLLALRLRRWRRSQLLPPASGALRGVPASHFVGIDGVRAFLHSYSHEVSLTADSRKSQRRRAADSCCNTLPARPPPDKAAPLLGEDAAGARGAPPDALPVSQSLRTPRRPPSRCLPPFLLIAFPSLLCFPAGEFCMLNGRTSLRSRL; the protein is encoded by the coding sequence ATGTGCGCAGCGAGAGAAGGGCGCTGGGGCCGGAGGCAGCGAGCGCTGCTGTGCTGCGTGTTGGTGGCGGCGTGGGAGGCGGCGTGGGGACAGCTGCGCTACTCGGTGCCCGAGGAGCTGCCCAAGGGCTCTTTCGTGGGCGACGTGGCCAAGGACCTGGCGCTGCAGCCGGCGACGCTCCGCGACCGCGGCGCCCGAGTGGTGTCGGCAGATAGGACGCAGTATTTCTCTCTGCATGCGAACAGCGGCCACCTGGTGACGGCGGAGAGGCTAGATAGAGAGCAGCTGTGCGAGGGCGTGCAACGATGTGTGCTGCGCTGTGAGGTGATCGTGGAGGGCGAAATGAAAGTTTACAGGATCGAAGTGGAAATCACGGACATTAACGACAACGCCCCCAGCTTTGAGGAAGCAGAAAATGAACTGAGAACGAGCGAGATGACTGCTCCTGGGTCGCGCTTTCCCCTGTCTAAGGCTCACGACTCGGACGTGGGAGTGAATTCCCTGCAGAGCTACGAGCTGAGCGGCGACGAGCACTTCTCGCTGTCCGTGCAGGCGGGAGCCGACGGCGAGAAGCGTCCCGAGCTCGTGTTGGCCAAGGCGCTGGACCGGGAGGAGGCGGCGTTTCACGAGCTGGTGCTGAGGGCGATCGACGGCGGCGAGCCGGCACGGACGGGCACGGCGCGCATCCGCGTGTCTGTGCTGGACGCCAACGACAACGCGCCCGTGTTCAGCCAGGCGGTGTACGCGGTGCGCGTGCCCGAGGACGTTCCTGTGAGCTCTACCCTGCTCACCCTCACGGCCACCGACGCCGACGAGGGACTCAACGGCAAAGTGAAATACTCATTTAAAGGGATTTCCAAGAAATTCTCGAAGATCTTCCACCTGGATCCCGAGACGGGATCGATCAGACTGTTGAGGAGCCTGGACTTCGAGGAAGGCGACTCCTACGAAATGGAGGTGCAGGCACACGATGCCGGAGAGCTTTTCGACACGGCTACGGTCTCGATCTCGGTGACCGACGTAAATGATAACGCGCCCGAGCTGACTGTGTCGTCGGCGCTGAGCGAGATCTCGGAGGACGCGCCGCCGGGGACGGTGGTGGCCCTGCTGCACGTGCAGGACCGCGACTCGGGCACCAACGGCGAGGTGCGGTGCAGCATCGTGGAGAGCGTCCCGTTCCGCCTGAAGAGGGAGCTGGACAATTACTACAGCGTGGTGACGTCGCGGGAGCTGGACCGGGAGGAGGTGTCGGAGTACAACGTGACGGTGTGGGCGTCGGACGGCGGGTCGCCGTCGCTGCGGAGCAGCGCGGTGCTGGCGCTGCGCGTGCTGGACGTGAACGACAACGCGCCGGTGTTCGCGGAGGCGCGCTACAGCGCCCGTCTGCCCGAGAACAACGCCGAGGGCGCGCTGGTGCTGACGGTGCGGGCGTGGGACGCGGACTGGGGGCAGAACGCGCGCGTGCGCTACCGGCTGGCGGAGGGGCGCGTGCGGGGCGCGCCGCTGTCGTCCTACGTGTCGGTGCAGGCGGAGACGGGCGCGCTGTACGCGCTGCGCTCGTTCGACTACGAGGAGGTGCGCGAGGTGGGGCTGTGGGTGCGGGCGGAGGACGGCGGCGCGCCGGCGCTGAGCAGCAACGTGTCGGTGCGGCTGCTGATCGTGGACGAGAACGACAACGCGCCGCAGGTGCTGTACCCGCCGTCGTCGtcggcggcgggcgcgggctGGACGGGCGTGGAGCTGGCGCCGCGCTCGGCGGAGCCCGGCGCGCTGGTGGCCAAGGTGGTGGCGGTGGACGCGGACGCGGGGCAGAACGCGTGGCTGTCCTACGAGCTGGCCAAGGCGACGGAGCCGGGGCTGTTCCGCGTGGGGCTGCACAGCGGCGAGGTGCGCACGGCGCGCTCGCCGCTGGCCCGCGACGCGCCCAGGCAcagcctggtggtggtggtgaaggaCCAGGGCCGGCCGGCGCTGTCGGCCACGGCCACGCTGACGGTGGTGCTGGCCGAGAGCGTGGCCGAGCTGCTGTCGGAGCTGGGCAGCGCGGCGGCGCCGGCCGAGCCCGGCGGCAGCCTGACGCGCTGGCTGGTGCTGGCCGTGGCGGCCGTGTCGTGCCTCTTCGtcgccttcctgctgctgctgctggcgctgcGCCTGCGGCGCTGGCGCCGCTCGCAGCTGCTGCCGCCGGCCAGCGGCGCCTTGCGCGGCGTGCCGGCCTCGCACTTCGTGGGCATCGACGGCGTCCGCGCCTTCCTGCACTCCTACTCGCACGAGGTGTCGCTCACGGCCGACTCGCGCAAGAGCCAGCGGCGCCGGGCGGCCGACAGCTGCTGCAACACGCTCCCGGCGCGGCCGCCGCCCGACAAGGCCGCGCCGCTGCTCGGGGAAGACGCTGCCGGCGCCCGCGGCGCACCGCCCGACGCCCTCCCGGTGAGTCAGTCGCTCCGGACACCCCGACGCCCTCCGTCTCGGTGCTTGCCTCCCTTCCTGCTCATTGCctttccttccctgctctgcttcccGGCCGGGGAATTTTGTATGCTTAACGGTAGGACTTCGTTGAGGAGCAGGTTATGA